The genome window ATTTAGCCAATCGAGAATTTAATCGTGCCAAAAGGCAAAAAACGTTTTTTTCCATGATTATCCTTGATATAGATTATTTTAAACGCATTAATGATAACTATGGGCATCCTGTGGGAGATATAGCTATTAAATTGGTGGCTCAAAAATGTCAGCAATCCATTAGAGGAGAAGACTTGTGTGCAAGATGGGGGGGGGAAGAATTTATTGTGGTGGTTTATGATGCCCTGATTGATAAAGCTAAACACGTGGCAAATCGCATTCGGGAAAAAATAGCGGAAATTTCTTTACCTGTTGATAATGATAAGTTTCAAATTACCGTTAGTGTTGGTATTGCACAATATCAAGATACAGACCAAAATTTAGATCAAATTGTATCAAGGGCAGATAAGGCTTTGTATCGAGCAAAAAATAATGGCAGAAATAGAATTGTTTTAGAAGATGAGTTACTAGATGTATCTAAAGATACTTAAAAAAAAGGTACTTCACTCAGGGGCAGAAACCTTTATAATTAAAGGTATTTGTTTGATAACTGAATTAATTTTTGATTATGACCGCTAATTCTAATCCCTCTCAAGGGCAAAACACCACTGATTTCTCTATGGATGACTTCGCTAAAGCCTTAGAGCAAGAACAATACGACTATCATTTTAATAAGGGAGAAGTGGTAAAGGGAAAAGTATTTCAACATGATTCTAGTGGTGTTTATGTAGATATTGGCGGTAAATCTCCTGGTTTTGTGCCTCTTAGTGAAGCTGCATGGCAATCTTTTAGTGATGTAAGTGAAGTTTTACCCCTAGATCAAGAGTTTGAGTTTTTAATTATAAAGGAACAGGATTCGGAAGGACAAGTAAAGTTGTCTCGTCGTCAATTATATATTGATCAGGCTTGGGATAATTTAACGGAAATTCAAGAAAAAGGAAAATTAGTCCAAGTATTAGTTACTGGGGTAAATCGTGGGGGAGTAACGGGGCAAATTGACGGTTTACGGGCTTTTATCCCTAAATCTCATTTAATCGAGAAGGAAAATTTTGATGATTTGATGGATCAAACTCTTCCTGCTAATGTTTTACAGTTGGATAGGGCGCAAAATAAGATTGTTTTGAGTCAAAGAAATATCGCAAAATCTTCGGCCATGGCTCAGTTACAGGAAAATGAAGTGGTACAGGGTAAGGTTGTTAAACTTCAGCCCTATGGTGTATTTGTCGATTTTGGTGGTGTGGCAGGATTGTTACACGTCAAACAAATTAGTGGCGGACACATTGACTCGGTTAGTCATATTTTTAAGGTGGGAGATGAGGTTAAGGTAGTGGTAATGGAAATTGATACTGTGAAAAATCGTATTTCTCTTTCTACGAAGGTTTTGGAAACTTATCCAGGGGAATTTTTAGAAAAGCGTGAGTTGGTGATGGAAAATGCTGAGGAAAGATGGACAAATCATCAGGCTAAAAAAGAGGAATCATAAATAATTGTTAGTTAATTGCAAAGTATTGCAACAAAAAAGATCGTTTTTTTCTTCTGGCATTTAAAATAAAGACTTTGAAAACTGTTTTACATATTTTAGGGAAAGTATTAAATGTTTCAATTTACTTCTATCATTGCCACTGCAATTCCTAGCACCATTGAGTGGAATTCTAATGTTGCTCTTACCATGATTGTTTGCAATATTGTTGCGATCGCCATTGGTAAATTCACCATCAAATATCCTAGTGCAGGCCCTCAGTTACCTTCTCCTGCCCTTTTTGGTGGCATGGGTTTCCCCGCTCTACTAGCTACCACTAGCCTCGGTCATCTTATTGGTGTAGGGGTAATCTTAGGATTAGCAAACCTCGGTGCATTATAATTTTGCCATGAGAAAAGGGACTTTATATCAAAAGTCCCTCTCAACTTTTTAATTTCCTACCGATAAATTAATTCGTTTCTGAGACTCCCCGAGGGCATCCTCCGCAGACTTTTGCCCCAAAAGAGTAGATTCGATCGCCCTTCCCAAATTTTCTGAAATGGTAGGATAATCAGAGAGAATAGGACGAGTATAAGCATTGTCCATCTGCTCCAAAAACACCTCCAACACAGGATTTTCCGCCACAAACTGCTGATATTCGGCACTGTCCTTCACTAACCGATTAATAGGCAAATAACCCGTTTTTAAAGCCCATTGTTGCTGAAACTCCTTCCCCAAAATATACTCCAAAAATCGTAAAGAAGCCTCCTCCCTCTCAGGATTAGTCTTAAACACAAACAAACTTTCTCCCCCTAATACCGTCGCAGGTTTATCAACCACAGGCAAAGGAAAAACACCATAATCAATGCCACTTTGTTTCAACTGTGCCAGAGTCCAAGGCCCAGTAATTTGCATCGCTACCCTACCACTAATAAAATCATCTAACTCATAACCGCGATCGGGCGCTGATAATATTGCATAATTACTATTAACCAACTCCGCCCCCAAACTTAACGCCTTTTGTGTCCCCTCATTAATCAAATTAGGCTGATCATTTTCCACAATAAAGCCATCAGCCCCATAAATAAAAGGCAACCACACAAACACCGTAAACTCCCCCTTCCCCGAAGAGAGTAACACCCCATGTTGCTCATTACCCTTCGTCAATTGTCCTGCAACTGTCACAAACTCATCCCAAGTAGAAGGCAACTCAGTAATTCCAGCCTCCTCAAACAAACTAGGACGATAAAACATCGCCGTGTTATTAGTAGCAAAAGGTACGGACCAAATTTCATTCCCTAGCCTCATGGTAGAAAGCATCGCAGGTTCAATTTCCTCCTTTAAGGTAGAACCATCAAACCATTCTGTCAAAGGCTTAATAGCCCCTAAATCTACCAATTTTCCCGTCAACTGGGGAACATACCACAGCACATCAGGGGGCTGATTTCCCACCACTGAAGCAATAATTTTTGGCAACTGTTCATCAGGTTGCCCCACATACAATCCCTGCACTTCTATATTAGGATTATTTTCATTAAATTGGGCTAATAATTCATTAAAAATTTCTCTATTTTCAGGGGGGTTAATACCATGCCAAAAAGTAATTCTAGTAACACCATCAGCAGAAGTTCCCTCCATAGAATTTTGACAACCTGTCAACAAAGGAACTAGTAAAATTAAAACTGTTATAAAAGTAATAAAATTATTTTTAATTTTCACAAATATTATTTCAGTAAATACATTAAACCAATTGTAACTCTAAGAATACAATCAAAGTATAGTTTTAAACTAGATTCTAATTTATGTAGTTACTATAGTAAATTTTGAGACAATTTACCTAGCTAAAAACTCAATTCTATAAATCTTTTAGCACTTGGCAGCATCTCATTTATATTTTAAGTTACCATAATATTAAGTAAAAGTAATTTGTACTTTTATCAATAACAAAAAACCCTTTATTCACAACTTTAATATATTATTTTACAAAAAATAGTAGTTAGTAAAAAAGAAATATTTAAAGTTTTATCGAACAGATACTAATTATTCTGAGCATCATTTGAACCAGCCAAAGCCTTTTCAAAGTCCATTCTTTGCTCCGCATTACGCAACAAATAACCACTCATCATTGCTGATGCCAATAATTTACCAAGGTTTTCTCGACTCGTACTCACCATCACCCCAAAACCTTCTGCGGGTAGATTTCCTAATAAACCACCAATGTTTCTTTCCATCACTTGGAAAACTTCAGAAGTCTTGGGCTGAGATAAATTAGCAATGGTTTCTGGGCTTAAAGACTGAAGATATTTTAATAAATTATTATCCTCATCATTGTTATTGAAATAGTTTGATTGGCGATGGAATGATTGATTCATTTTTTCTCCTCAATTACTATAAAAAACCCTGCTTTTGATCAGAATTATGTTCCTTTCAGAAAAAGTGTTTACTATAATTAATTTATCTTTAAATAACTATTTTTAGATTGAGTAGAACCGAACTAAAAGAGTATAAATATTACCCTATCAAAATTAAATCTCTTTTTTCATCCTTTCGAGGGTTTGATTCATCTGCATGAACATTTGTTCAGGAGTGGTGCCAAATTGACTTAGTTGAGTTTTTAATTGCTCTATGGTCATTTTTGCCATAAAGTCTTCTGATAGTTCAAATCTTTTCATAAAAATACGATAACGATCCATCATATTTTCCATTCTTTCAATAAAGATTTTTTTTCCTTCTCGGTCAAATTTACCGAATTCGCTCCCCAATTGACTAAGGGATTGATAATCTTCAAATAGTTGCTTGGCTTCTTGTTGTACTACTTCTGAATCAAAAAAACTCATCTTTCTTCCTCTCAAGTGCAATACTGTATCAGTTATAGTGAATAAAGTTCTGCGGTCTGCTAAGTTTAATTATATGATTAGATACATAAGTTTTTGAATACGGATTTCCGTATTATCCTTGTCATTATGCAATTTTCCACCGATTCTAAGAATAGTTTTTCTAAGAAAAAGGTCATTAGTATTATTTTTGCTTTCCTTGGTACGATCGCCCCTTTTGGTGGTTTACACAAATTTTATTTAGGACAACCCATTTGGGGGGTACTATATCTTGCCTTGGGCTGGAATAACCCTTCTTTGATAAAAATCGCCTGTGCGGTGGATGTAGTGTTGTACTTGTTGCCGTCTCAGGATATACTCTCCTTCAATTCTAACAACGGTGACGTGCAGATGGCAAATTTACAGCAAAAATCTTTGGTGGCACAAAACACCGTCGATGTAGTATCAGCCATCAGAGAGTTGGAAACCTTGCGCCAAGAGGGGTTAATCTCGGAATACGAATTTGAGCAAAAACGCCGTGCTTTAATTGATTAATAAAAAAGCAAGGGATTTAAACCCCTTGCCAAAGATAAAAAATTGTGAGCCTAAAAACTTATTTACTTAGAAAGTAAAAGTAGTTCTCAAAGTGCCGATATAAACTGGATCATTTGCACCACTATCCTGATTAGGTGCTGTTAATACGATCAATCCAGGGGTGAGACTAATACGATTGTTAATAGGATACTTGTAAGATACTTCGATGTGCCAAGGAGTATCGTTAGAAAAAGTTTGATTAACTCCACCTAAAGTTAACCCCGTTAAATGGGGTTCCGCACCCACGATAATAGCGCCGAGACTACCTTCTTTTCCTAAGTCAGGGAACGCCAGAGCTACGGCATAATTCCAAATTTCTGCACTACCAGTGCTTTGAAGTTGAGCATCCGTATAACCGCCCCAAGCACGAAGGCTAAATTTAGGGCTAATATCTAATTGACCTTGAATACCATAGGAGTCGCTAGAAACAGGGATTCCATTTAGTCCCAATCCTTGTAAATTACCAAATCTGGTACCTGTGCCACCAAAGTTAAAAGCTGAACCTGCACCGTTTGGATCATAACCTTTAATGTAAGTAAAGCCAAGTTTAAATCGGTTACTAGGTTTAAAGACTAATTGCCCCATGGCAGAATAGTTACCATCGAATAAGCCTCTGCCGTCAGCAGGATTATTGCCACCCCTTGCCAAATAACCAGCAGAAAGCTCAAATTTATCCCCCAATTGCTGTCTTAATCCGATACCTTGTCCCCCCAAACCTAGACGGTATATAGGATTTCTTTCTCCAAATCGAGATAATGCACCTCCTGCACCTCCTCCTGCTTCTAGTCCAGAGTTGAATGTATCAGCATAGAAATGGTGTCCTCCTAAACTGGCCATGGTAAATACCCTTGTTTTGGGAGTCAGGGAGAAGTAGTAGTGAAGACGGTCTAAGGTTACATTATTGTCTGCTTGTCCATCATAGGCAAATCGCCCTTCATCGGTAAAGGTTTGAGAGCCAAAGGAGTTACCCAGATTACCTGCAGTTAGACGAGTGAATAAAACATCGTTACCAGTAAAACTGGTGGACATTTGTAGCCTTACTCTGGAGGTGAGGGTGGCTTGGGCGTTAAAGTCTTCCCTGACTCCTGTGAGGGGGTTCGTAACATCTCCTCCAAAGGCATCAGCGAGGGTGAAGGCAACTTCTCCAGCTAATTTTGTTGTGGTGGAAAATTGATTATCTTCTAAGAAGGCTACCCTACCCTCTAGGTTATCAACTCTGGCACCGAGGGTGGCGAGTTCGGTTTCAAATTCGGCAATTAGTCTTCTGAGGGCTGCAATATCTTCTTCTCCTACTCCTCCTGTGCCGATTAAGCGTTCGATGGATTGCATACAGGCATTTAAACCCGCCGCAAATTCATAACGGCTTAACGCTCTATTTCCCCTGAATGTGCGATCGGGATAACCGACAATACAACCGTAACGCTCTACGAGACTTCTTAGGGCTTCGTAAGCCCAGTCGGTGGGAGATACGTCGCTCAGTTGGTTTACTGAGGTAACTTGCCCCATGGATTCTTGATTGTCAATATCCATGACATTAATTTGTGCATGGGCAGGGTTAGTGCTTATTAGGGTGGTAAGGGCAATTATTACTTTATAATTTGCTACACTCTTTAATGAAAAACAACCCGATTTTTTGGACATTAAAACCTCACAACAGTTATTAAGAATTGGTTAAGAAAGACGATTAAAGTTTAGCTATTCTTTTGAGGAGGGTTTTGTATTGGTTAATACCAATAATGAATTTGTATGCAATATAAGCATGGTTAAAATGATAAAATAGACTTAAGATGTTTTATGAAAAAAAAATAAATTTTTGTGATGAACAGGTTAATTTATTTTTTATTATTCTTATTCAATATTTTGAGGGTGTTATCGGTTTTGTTTGGTTCGGTTTGTTTGTTATTATCTGAATAGCTAAAAATATTAATAAATTGCTCTTTTTATTTTTGATATTTATTCATGTCAAATTCTGATAAAAAATCTTCAGTTTTTCCCAAAATTTTTAAACGTTTTCAAAAAACTTTATCTTCATTTGTAAATGCGATCGCCGAGGCCATTACTACTTCTGTTCACATTCCTGAAATAGCTATTGGACCCATTATTGGTTCTTTAATTACTTCGGCAACTACTTTAGTTATCGGCTTTTTAACTATTTCTAATATATTCAGTGAACAATTTTTATATCGCCCTTTGCAAATTCAAGATAGTAATGCCAATTTAAATTTACAATTGGAAAGTTATCGTCAAAATATTCTTAATAATTACCTTACTCAGACCACGGAATTAACCCTCAACTATCCTTTGTGGAAATTACAACAAAACTATAATCTTCTTCGGGCAAATACTCAGGCGGCTCTCAAGGAACTTGATGGGGAAAGAAAACGTTATATCATAATGTTCTTAGAGGATAATCATTTGCTCACTTTCAATAACCATACAAGGGCAAGTAATATTTTAGAAAACTCTAACTTAGAGGAAGCACAATTAAGTAATTTAAATTTATCTTTTACTAATTTTAAAAATAGTAATTTAACCAAGGCAAATTTAAACTATGGCAATTTTCATAAAGTTAATTTTACCAAAGCTAACTTAACAGAAAGTAGTTTGATAAATGCTGATTTATCAGGAGCATTTTTAGAAAAAGCTAATCTAACAAATGCTGATTTCACAAATAGCTGTTATGATATTTTTACGACATTACCAGATAATTTTGATCCCGTTAAAGCAAAAATGAATTTAATTCAACCTTTTCATAACTGCCCAGTAATACTAATGGAAAAAGATCCAAAAAAAGCAAAATAATTTATGATTTATTGATTAATAATGATGAATAATCCTTTGCCCCATGAGCAAAACTTGTTAAGAGATAATAGTAAATTATTACCTGTGCCATCAGGTTTGTTAAAAGTTGATTCTTTAGAATCAGCGCCCCAGGATTATTTATGTTTGCGAGAAAAACTTTATAACATTGCTTCGACTTCTACTTATAGAGTTTGGTTTTCCCTTATATTACCCACCTACCAAGAAGGGGAAAACATTGAGGGAATTGTTAGTAAAATTTGTCATGTCCTTGATGGGGTTATTCCTTCCCATTATGAATTGATTATAGTGGATGATGACAGCCCCGATCGCACTTGGGAAAAAGCATTAAAATTAACCAAGGATTATCCTCCATTGCGGGTAATGCGTCGTCAAAATGAGCGCTCGTTATCTACGGCAGTAATCAGAGGATGGCAAGGGGCAAGGGGAGAAATTTTGGGAGTAATAGATGCAGATTTACAACACCCTCCCGATATTTTATTAGAACTTTTGGGGCGTATCTGTGATGGGGCTGATTTAGCCGTGGCAAGTCGTCACACTAAAAATGGTGGGGTGAGTGATTGGAGTTTTTTCCGTCGTTGTTTGTCTAGGGGCGCTCAAATTATGGGCTTATTGATTTTACCCAATACCATCGGCAGAATATCTGATCCCATGAGTGGTTATTTTGTACTACAAAGAAAGGCGATCGCCCATTGTACCTTAGCTCCTGTGGGCTATAAAATTTTAATAGAAGTAGTAGCCAGAGGTTATTTTCGTAATATTGCCGAAGTGGGCTATGTTTTCCAAGAAAGAGTCGAAGGGCAAAGCAAAGTTACTTGGAAACAATATCGAGACTATATCCATCACCTATTGCGATTGAGACTCGCTTTATGGCCATTTAGTCGTTTTATTCGCTTTGGTATGGTTGGCTTTACGGGGGTATTTGTAGATATGACCATATTATATCTTCTCAGTGGCCCCAGCACCATGCAATGGAATTTAACCCTCAGTAAAATTATTGCGGCTGAATTTGCCATCATTAATAATTTTATCTGGAATGACCGTTGGACATTCAAAGATTTTTCTCAATTTGGGCAAGGGAAACTTCACACCCTTAAAAGATTGCTTAAATTTAATCTTATCTGTTTAGCTGGGTTATTTATTAACGTTGTTATTCTTAATCTTATTGTTAACTTTATCTTTCCTAACCCCTACATTGCCAATTTAAGTGCGATCGCCCTTACCACCTTTTGGAATTTTTGGCTAAACTACAAACTAAACTGGGGAAATAGCACTAAAACTAATTAGAGGTTGCTGAAAAACTCGAATCATGGAGTTAATGGATAATGAAGAATTGATAATGGTGATTATTGACCATTTTTTTATGTTTTTAATATCCTTATACCAAATCCTATTTAGATAGTATATTTATTTACTTGAAATCATTGAGATTGATGATAGTTATTAGTCTACTTTTAATGTAGGATTTGGTATTAAACCCCTTATTAAGCTAAATCCGTAAATCAAAATAAAAATTCAATTTATCGATAAATTATTTAGTCATGTAACTTATTACACGGTAAGCGATGATAACCTATCGTTACCCTTACTTTTCCCGCTTTTTTTGTTCATCATTTTGATGATGTAAAGGAGAAGAAGGATAAATAGGATTTTCAATGGGGGAAGGTTGCCAATGGGTAGGAATAGCAGGGCGAGAAGGCTTCAATCCTTGTAAAACTTCCTGTAAATTTAACGATTCCAAAGGCTTTGCCTCCCTTAACTTGTGCCAAACCGAGCGAGACATGAGCAAATTTTGCTCCATTCTTTGCGCCCCAATTTTTTCCAAATACTCCTCCCTTTCTGGTTGATAATCCCCAGAAGAAAGCAACAAAGACTGAGGAGGAAACTTCTGGATAACCGCCGCCATCTGAGTTAAAAGTTTCGGATACAACCATGTATAAGCAGGATGCACCGTTAAATCTGCTTCATGGGGTTTAGCACCATTTTGAGACACAATGAGCTTAAAATAGCCAATGGCAGCCTTTCTCTGAGGCTCAAATACATAAGCCCTGATGGTTTCTTCCTGACTCCAAAAAGACTTAATCGTTTTCGATACATAGGTAAAAAAGCCCGTTTTAAAATCCTCTAAATGCAAATCAAAAACCTGCCGAATAGTAGGAGGCAAAGAAACACAATCTAACTGATATAGTAAACGAGAATCCGCATTACTCACAGGTAAAAGATTAGGTAAACTAGGCTCTTTTTCTGCTAATTTTGCTAAAATTTCGGCATTACATTCCCAATTAGTAATTTGGGCTAGGGGTTGAAAACCATTTTCTCGATACAATCCGAGGGTACTTTTTTCATTTATATTTACTTCTAGTATCCATGTTCTGGCTTCCCAAATTTTCTCAAAACAGTAACGCAATAATTGAGAGCCAATGCTACAATTACCGATTAGTAAATGGCTCAATGAAGTGTTGTAATTAATTATTACTAGCTCAACTTTCCATGTACTGCGATTTTGGTTAAAAGGGGCAACTTGAATTAACCCTTGAATCTGTCCATCTTTTTCCGCTACATACACATAAAAATCTCGATTCCAACTAGAGGGCAACATTTTTGCCATCTGCAATAAACCGTAACAGCTTTGGTACTTTTGTACCTGTTTCAAAAGAGAAGCAAAACGATAGTTATTTTCTAATGATAATCTTTCTTGGAGCAAAGAGGCGATCGCCCCTAAATCTCGATATTGTACCCCTCGAATCTTTAAACTAGATTTTGGTAATGTAGATGTATTCATAGTATTATCTTTTTAAATTAAATATATTGAGAACAAAAAAACTTCAAAGTAAGAGACAAAAAGCAACTCTCAAAAATTACAACATTCTCACCAACCTCGAATAAAGTAGTTAATTTAACAATAGTGATGGTCATTAGATATTAGCTTAACAGTTAACCATAAAAATCCTAAACCCTCAAAATCATCATAACTATTAAGACAAATACAACCTAAAACCTTTCTGCCATTTCTCTTTAAAAAAATTAGACCAACAAAATTACCAATCACCTCATCGATAATTACTTTTTGTCTAATCCCATCTTATCTCAAATTTTTTTCATTAATCAACGACCATTTTTAAAAATCAACACTAAAATTAAAAATTAAAACATCATTTAAAGTATTATCCCTATGAACAACATTAAACCATTTAAAAAAAGTAAATATCTTCACAACAACATCGATACCGTCTTCTTAGAAAGACAAAAAAAAGAAGAAAAAAAAAGACTCAAACAATATTGTCTTCACCGTAGCCTAGAAAATATATTAAAAATAGGTTTTAATTTAGGTATTGTCGCTTTCTCCGTTACTAGCGTCAAAAATCTTTTACCCTACAACGACATTCAGCAATCTCAAATTAACCAAATCCAAGAAGAAATTAATAAAGTATCCCCCAGAGTTCAAAGACTAGAAGAAAATTTTTCCACAACCTTTGACCCTAAATCTTCCAGAAGAGTTATGAAAGATAATACCTACAAAGTTGATCCTAATTTGCGCCCCATCTTTTTTGTCGAAAAAAAATAAAAAAATTAGGGGTTTTAACCCCTTTCAATTAAACCGATATTTACTTCTGCTGTGCATAAGGCATACATTCAAAAGGCTGGACTCCTATCTCTGGTAGTTCATCTTTTTCAGCACTAAAAATCATCGCAAAACCTTCTGTTAAGTAGTTGCTAATTGCTTCTAGTATTTGAAGAATATTCATAGGACGATTCCTCCTAAGTTCAAAATCAGGATTAAGAGTCAAGTTTTAATTTTTCTCTCATTCCTGTATCTTTATTATCATTTACAAAGCCCAAATTCTGAGATATTTGTAATATTTATTTGACTTTATTCACATTACTTCACATAGTACTTTCTTTCGCTCTTATCAGTACCACAATTACTAAGTAACTTATCTCTCTTCTTTTCTATTTTCTGCTAATTATCTTCTATTTTTTTTCTATTAACAATTGTTAAAACAACTGTCTTTTTCTTGACTTTTGGCTATTAACAGGGGATGATGACGAGTATCTTTAATATAATAGAAATCTGACTGTTTGTTAAAAAAAATCCAATGTCTCCCATTATTTAAATAATAACATAAATATCCATAAACAACCATAGAAAAAAGCAAAAATCAGAACAAAAATTAGGTACGCAAAAGGTTTATTAGAACCAATGGAGAATGTAGAATTAAGTAACAGACATAAATTGTTTACTCCTAACTTAAAACTATGACCAACAAAATAGCCATCATCGGTGCGGGAATATCAGGTTTAACCCTAGCCACAAAACTTCAAGAAAAAGGGGTAGATGTTCAAGTATTTGATAAAGGACGTGGTGTGGGTGGTAGAATGTCGAGCCGTCGTACCGACTGGGGTTATATTGACCATGGTACGCAATATTTTGGTCTTAGTAACAATGAATTTCAAGATTTTATAAGTATCTATGGGGAGGTAATGCAACCGTGGCAGGGGAAATTTGCTTCTTGGGAAAATGGCATATTCCATGAAGATAAGTCCTCAAAAATTAGATATGTGCCTAATGAAGCAATGAATCGACTTTGTAAATATTTGAGCGGCGATACCACCGTTAAGCTAGAAACTAAAATAGTTTCTCTCACAAAAAATAATGATTCTTGGACATTGTTAGATGACCATAATCACCGTTACGGAGATTATGATGCGGTGGTTATTACTGCCCCTCCTAGTCAAACGGCGAATTTGTTACCTGATGATTGTACTTTTAAGCCAGACATTGCCAAGATAAAGATGCTTCCTTGTTTTACTTTGATGGTTATTCCTGAAAAGAAAGTCAATTTACCTTTTGAGGGGGTAAAGTTTAGCCATCCGGTGTTGGGTTGGGTAAGTGCCAATGATACGAAGCCTAATCGAGGGGATGGTGGTGCGATAGTTATCCAGTCCAATTTTACCTATGCCATGGATCATGTGAATGATGACCGAGAAAAAATTAGTCAAGATTTGTTGACACAAACGGAGAAGGTTT of Cyanobacterium sp. HL-69 contains these proteins:
- the rpsA-2 gene encoding small subunit ribosomal protein S1, whose translation is MTANSNPSQGQNTTDFSMDDFAKALEQEQYDYHFNKGEVVKGKVFQHDSSGVYVDIGGKSPGFVPLSEAAWQSFSDVSEVLPLDQEFEFLIIKEQDSEGQVKLSRRQLYIDQAWDNLTEIQEKGKLVQVLVTGVNRGGVTGQIDGLRAFIPKSHLIEKENFDDLMDQTLPANVLQLDRAQNKIVLSQRNIAKSSAMAQLQENEVVQGKVVKLQPYGVFVDFGGVAGLLHVKQISGGHIDSVSHIFKVGDEVKVVVMEIDTVKNRISLSTKVLETYPGEFLEKRELVMENAEERWTNHQAKKEES
- the psaK gene encoding photosystem I reaction center subunit PsaK, with product MFQFTSIIATAIPSTIEWNSNVALTMIVCNIVAIAIGKFTIKYPSAGPQLPSPALFGGMGFPALLATTSLGHLIGVGVILGLANLGAL
- a CDS encoding ABC-type multiple sugar uptake system substrate-binding component, giving the protein MKIKNNFITFITVLILLVPLLTGCQNSMEGTSADGVTRITFWHGINPPENREIFNELLAQFNENNPNIEVQGLYVGQPDEQLPKIIASVVGNQPPDVLWYVPQLTGKLVDLGAIKPLTEWFDGSTLKEEIEPAMLSTMRLGNEIWSVPFATNNTAMFYRPSLFEEAGITELPSTWDEFVTVAGQLTKGNEQHGVLLSSGKGEFTVFVWLPFIYGADGFIVENDQPNLINEGTQKALSLGAELVNSNYAILSAPDRGYELDDFISGRVAMQITGPWTLAQLKQSGIDYGVFPLPVVDKPATVLGGESLFVFKTNPEREEASLRFLEYILGKEFQQQWALKTGYLPINRLVKDSAEYQQFVAENPVLEVFLEQMDNAYTRPILSDYPTISENLGRAIESTLLGQKSAEDALGESQKRINLSVGN
- a CDS encoding CBP family porin, yielding MSKKSGCFSLKSVANYKVIIALTTLISTNPAHAQINVMDIDNQESMGQVTSVNQLSDVSPTDWAYEALRSLVERYGCIVGYPDRTFRGNRALSRYEFAAGLNACMQSIERLIGTGGVGEEDIAALRRLIAEFETELATLGARVDNLEGRVAFLEDNQFSTTTKLAGEVAFTLADAFGGDVTNPLTGVREDFNAQATLTSRVRLQMSTSFTGNDVLFTRLTAGNLGNSFGSQTFTDEGRFAYDGQADNNVTLDRLHYYFSLTPKTRVFTMASLGGHHFYADTFNSGLEAGGGAGGALSRFGERNPIYRLGLGGQGIGLRQQLGDKFELSAGYLARGGNNPADGRGLFDGNYSAMGQLVFKPSNRFKLGFTYIKGYDPNGAGSAFNFGGTGTRFGNLQGLGLNGIPVSSDSYGIQGQLDISPKFSLRAWGGYTDAQLQSTGSAEIWNYAVALAFPDLGKEGSLGAIIVGAEPHLTGLTLGGVNQTFSNDTPWHIEVSYKYPINNRISLTPGLIVLTAPNQDSGANDPVYIGTLRTTFTF
- a CDS encoding dolichol-phosphate mannosyltransferase; the protein is MNNPLPHEQNLLRDNSKLLPVPSGLLKVDSLESAPQDYLCLREKLYNIASTSTYRVWFSLILPTYQEGENIEGIVSKICHVLDGVIPSHYELIIVDDDSPDRTWEKALKLTKDYPPLRVMRRQNERSLSTAVIRGWQGARGEILGVIDADLQHPPDILLELLGRICDGADLAVASRHTKNGGVSDWSFFRRCLSRGAQIMGLLILPNTIGRISDPMSGYFVLQRKAIAHCTLAPVGYKILIEVVARGYFRNIAEVGYVFQERVEGQSKVTWKQYRDYIHHLLRLRLALWPFSRFIRFGMVGFTGVFVDMTILYLLSGPSTMQWNLTLSKIIAAEFAIINNFIWNDRWTFKDFSQFGQGKLHTLKRLLKFNLICLAGLFINVVILNLIVNFIFPNPYIANLSAIALTTFWNFWLNYKLNWGNSTKTN
- a CDS encoding GCN5-related N-acetyltransferase, which encodes MNTSTLPKSSLKIRGVQYRDLGAIASLLQERLSLENNYRFASLLKQVQKYQSCYGLLQMAKMLPSSWNRDFYVYVAEKDGQIQGLIQVAPFNQNRSTWKVELVIINYNTSLSHLLIGNCSIGSQLLRYCFEKIWEARTWILEVNINEKSTLGLYRENGFQPLAQITNWECNAEILAKLAEKEPSLPNLLPVSNADSRLLYQLDCVSLPPTIRQVFDLHLEDFKTGFFTYVSKTIKSFWSQEETIRAYVFEPQRKAAIGYFKLIVSQNGAKPHEADLTVHPAYTWLYPKLLTQMAAVIQKFPPQSLLLSSGDYQPEREEYLEKIGAQRMEQNLLMSRSVWHKLREAKPLESLNLQEVLQGLKPSRPAIPTHWQPSPIENPIYPSSPLHHQNDEQKKREK
- a CDS encoding Amine oxidase, flavin-containing — encoded protein: MTNKIAIIGAGISGLTLATKLQEKGVDVQVFDKGRGVGGRMSSRRTDWGYIDHGTQYFGLSNNEFQDFISIYGEVMQPWQGKFASWENGIFHEDKSSKIRYVPNEAMNRLCKYLSGDTTVKLETKIVSLTKNNDSWTLLDDHNHRYGDYDAVVITAPPSQTANLLPDDCTFKPDIAKIKMLPCFTLMVIPEKKVNLPFEGVKFSHPVLGWVSANDTKPNRGDGGAIVIQSNFTYAMDHVNDDREKISQDLLTQTEKVFDFKFSPFHYFSLHLWRYALPQQPNQQGYYYDAKTGLGICGDWCLSGKVEGAFLSASAIALKIK